The Glycine max cultivar Williams 82 chromosome 12, Glycine_max_v4.0, whole genome shotgun sequence genome window below encodes:
- the LOC100781183 gene encoding probable serine/threonine-protein kinase At1g54610 isoform X1, which yields MGGVCCKPSAIEDSKESPRERMSTKAASLDSRVSRGASLRREDAYRGKDRYDGNDVRTALIDKQGNGSVRLQDENIERKRERMECVVAAQQHPGAGSVPKAMEGEQVAAGWPSWLAAVAGEAIKGWLPRRADSFEKLDKIGQGTYSNVYRARDLEQNKIVALKKVRFDNLEPESVRFMAREIHILRRLDHPNVIKLEGLVTSRMSCSLYLVFEYMEHDLAGLASHPKLKFTEAQVKCYMQQLLQGLDHCHNCGVLHRDIKGSNLLIDNNGILKIADFGLASVFDPNQTQPLTSRVVTLWYRPPELLLGATYYGTAVDLWSTGCILAELYAGKPIMPGRTEVEQLHKIFKLCGSPSEDYWRKSKLPHATIFKPRQPYWRCVADTFKDFPAPALALMETLLSIDPADRGTAASALKSDFFTTKPLPCDPSSLPKYPPSKEFDAKLRDEQARSRQGATGSRGQRHDLERRGAKESRAVPAPDANAELPLSMQKRQSQAQSKSRSEKFNPHPEEASGFPIDPPRSSQAVEVGIETQVPQHKRASHSGPLAHRTAWAKSGKNQDDAPKISVGGDLSTISGLVAARSMLSDDRRERSGSSQTEASKLTNRFPGSFKDFSESSIKQDQRHHVQGQVGTSQKEEGRSSNKDLVLVGYGSEGHKIHYSGPLTSSNMDQVLKDHDRQIQEAVRRARLDKAKIRRLQAEGNQEKQRNYPKLSLRRMVSRASEGLSQIPKGWVW from the exons ATGGGTGGTGTCTGTTGCAAGCCCTCTGCCATTGAGGATAGCAAGGAGAGTCCAAGGGAGCGTATGTCGACCAAGGCGGCTTCATTGGACTCTCGTGTGTCGAGGGGTGCTTCCTTGAGGCGGGAGGATGCATATAGGGGGAAGGATAGGTATGATGGTAATGATGTGAGGACTGCTTTGATTGATAAGCAAGGGAACGGTTCTGTGCGGTTGCAAGACGAAAATATTGAgaggaagagggagagaatgGAGTGTGTTGTTGCTGCTCAACAACATCCAGGGGCTGGTAGTGTTCCCAAGGCCATGGAAGGGGAGCAGGTTGCAGCTGGATGGCCATCCTGGCTGGCAGCAGTGGCTGGAGAGGCTATTAAGGGATGGTTGCCTCGCCGTGCTGATTCCTTCGAGAAGCTGGATAAA ATTGGACAGGGAACTTATAGTAATGTTTATAGGGCTCGTGATCTTGagcaaaataaaattgttgcTTTGAAAAAAGTCAGGTTTGATAATCTTGAGCCAGAGAGTGTTCGCTTCATGGCAAGGGAAATTCACATTCTACGTAGGCTTGATCATCCAAATGTCATAAAACTGGAAGGCCTTGTTACATCAAGGATGTCTTGCAGCTTATACCTTGTTTTCGAATACATGGAGCATGATTTGGCTGGGCTTGCATCACATCCTAAACTGAAGTTTACGGAAGCACAG GTAAAATGTTACATGCAGCAACTTCTACAAGGACTTGACCACTGCCACAACTGTGGTGTGCTGCACCGTGACATTAAGGGTTCCAATCTTTTGATTGATAACAATGGCATCTTGAAGATTGCAGACTTTGGTTTGGCAAGTGTTTTTGATCCAAATCAAACTCAGCCTTTGACAAGCCGAGTTGTCACTCTTTGGTACCGTCCACCAGAGCTTTTACTTGGTGCCACATACTATGGCACTGCTGTAGATTTATGGAGTACAGGCTGTATACTTGCTGAGTTGTATGCTGGCAAACCTATAATGCCTGGAAGAACTGAG GTGGAGCAGttgcataaaatttttaaactttgtGGTTCACCTTCTGAGGATTATTGGAGAAAATCAAAGTTGCCACATGCAACCATATTTAAGCCCCGACAACCCTATTGGCGTTGTGTTGCCGACACATTCAAGGATTTCCCTGCACCTGCTTTAGCACTCATGGAGACTCTTTTGTCCATTGATCCTGCTGATCGTGGAACTGCAGCATCTGCTTTGAAGAGTGAT TTCTTCACAACAAAGCCTCTACCTTGTGATCCTTCAAGTTTGCCAAAGTATCCTCCTAGCAAAGAATTTGATGCCAAACTACGGGACGAACAAGCAAGAAG CAGGCAGGGGGCAACAGGAAGCAGGGGCCAGAGACATGACCTTGAAAGAAGAGGGGCAAAAGAATCTCGAGCTGTTCCTGCACCTGATGCCAATGCTGAACTGCCACTGTCAATGCAG AAGAGACAAAGTCAGGCCCAATCAAAAAGCAGAAGTGAGAAGTTTAATCCTCATCCTGAAGAAGCTTCTGGATTTCCCATTGATCCCCCCAGATCGTCACAAGCTGTAGAAGTAGGTATAGAAACTCAAGTACCACAACATAAAAGAGCCTCCCATTCGGGTCCGCTGGCTCACCGAACTGCATGGGCTAAATCTGGGAAGAACCAGGATGATGCTCCAAAGATTTCAGTTGGGGGCGACCTATCAACAATCTCAGGCTTAGTTGCTGCAAGGAGTATGTTGTCAGATGATCGCAGAGAAAGATCTGGATCGTCACAAACGGAGGCTTCAAAATTAACGAACAGATTCCCAGGATCATTCAAGGACTTCTCTGAATCGTCAATAAAACAAGATCAAAGGCATCATGTACAGGGCCAAGTAGGCACTTCCCAAAAGGAAGAAGGGAGAAGCAGCAACAAAGACCTAGTTCTT GTTGGTTATGGATCAGAGGGTCATAAAATTCATTACTCTGGTCCATTAACATCAAGCAACATGGATCAGGTGTTGAAAGACCATGACCGCCAAATTCAAGAGGCTGTTAGACGGGCACGTTTGGATAAAGCAAAAATTAGGAGGCTCCAAGCTGAAGGGAACCAG GAAAAACAGAGAAACTACCCTAAACTATCCTTAAGAAGGATGGTTTCAAGGGCAAGTGAAGGATTATCCCAAATACCAAAAGGTTGGGTTTGGTGA
- the LOC100781183 gene encoding probable serine/threonine-protein kinase At1g54610 isoform X4 — MGGVCCKPSAIEDSKESPRERMSTKAASLDSRVSRGASLRREDAYRGKDRYDGNDVRTALIDKQGNGSVRLQDENIERKRERMECVVAAQQHPGAGSVPKAMEGEQVAAGWPSWLAAVAGEAIKGWLPRRADSFEKLDKIGQGTYSNVYRARDLEQNKIVALKKVRFDNLEPESVRFMAREIHILRRLDHPNVIKLEGLVTSRMSCSLYLVFEYMEHDLAGLASHPKLKFTEAQVKCYMQQLLQGLDHCHNCGVLHRDIKGSNLLIDNNGILKIADFGLASVFDPNQTQPLTSRVVTLWYRPPELLLGATYYGTAVDLWSTGCILAELYAGKPIMPGRTEVEQLHKIFKLCGSPSEDYWRKSKLPHATIFKPRQPYWRCVADTFKDFPAPALALMETLLSIDPADRGTAASALKSDFFTTKPLPCDPSSLPKYPPSKEFDAKLRDEQARRQGATGSRGQRHDLERRGAKESRAVPAPDANAELPLSMQRQSQAQSKSRSEKFNPHPEEASGFPIDPPRSSQAVEVGIETQVPQHKRASHSGPLAHRTAWAKSGKNQDDAPKISVGGDLSTISGLVAARSMLSDDRRERSGSSQTEASKLTNRFPGSFKDFSESSIKQDQRHHVQGQVGTSQKEEGRSSNKDLVLVGYGSEGHKIHYSGPLTSSNMDQVLKDHDRQIQEAVRRARLDKAKIRRLQAEGNQEKQRNYPKLSLRRMVSRASEGLSQIPKGWVW; from the exons ATGGGTGGTGTCTGTTGCAAGCCCTCTGCCATTGAGGATAGCAAGGAGAGTCCAAGGGAGCGTATGTCGACCAAGGCGGCTTCATTGGACTCTCGTGTGTCGAGGGGTGCTTCCTTGAGGCGGGAGGATGCATATAGGGGGAAGGATAGGTATGATGGTAATGATGTGAGGACTGCTTTGATTGATAAGCAAGGGAACGGTTCTGTGCGGTTGCAAGACGAAAATATTGAgaggaagagggagagaatgGAGTGTGTTGTTGCTGCTCAACAACATCCAGGGGCTGGTAGTGTTCCCAAGGCCATGGAAGGGGAGCAGGTTGCAGCTGGATGGCCATCCTGGCTGGCAGCAGTGGCTGGAGAGGCTATTAAGGGATGGTTGCCTCGCCGTGCTGATTCCTTCGAGAAGCTGGATAAA ATTGGACAGGGAACTTATAGTAATGTTTATAGGGCTCGTGATCTTGagcaaaataaaattgttgcTTTGAAAAAAGTCAGGTTTGATAATCTTGAGCCAGAGAGTGTTCGCTTCATGGCAAGGGAAATTCACATTCTACGTAGGCTTGATCATCCAAATGTCATAAAACTGGAAGGCCTTGTTACATCAAGGATGTCTTGCAGCTTATACCTTGTTTTCGAATACATGGAGCATGATTTGGCTGGGCTTGCATCACATCCTAAACTGAAGTTTACGGAAGCACAG GTAAAATGTTACATGCAGCAACTTCTACAAGGACTTGACCACTGCCACAACTGTGGTGTGCTGCACCGTGACATTAAGGGTTCCAATCTTTTGATTGATAACAATGGCATCTTGAAGATTGCAGACTTTGGTTTGGCAAGTGTTTTTGATCCAAATCAAACTCAGCCTTTGACAAGCCGAGTTGTCACTCTTTGGTACCGTCCACCAGAGCTTTTACTTGGTGCCACATACTATGGCACTGCTGTAGATTTATGGAGTACAGGCTGTATACTTGCTGAGTTGTATGCTGGCAAACCTATAATGCCTGGAAGAACTGAG GTGGAGCAGttgcataaaatttttaaactttgtGGTTCACCTTCTGAGGATTATTGGAGAAAATCAAAGTTGCCACATGCAACCATATTTAAGCCCCGACAACCCTATTGGCGTTGTGTTGCCGACACATTCAAGGATTTCCCTGCACCTGCTTTAGCACTCATGGAGACTCTTTTGTCCATTGATCCTGCTGATCGTGGAACTGCAGCATCTGCTTTGAAGAGTGAT TTCTTCACAACAAAGCCTCTACCTTGTGATCCTTCAAGTTTGCCAAAGTATCCTCCTAGCAAAGAATTTGATGCCAAACTACGGGACGAACAAGCAAGAAG GCAGGGGGCAACAGGAAGCAGGGGCCAGAGACATGACCTTGAAAGAAGAGGGGCAAAAGAATCTCGAGCTGTTCCTGCACCTGATGCCAATGCTGAACTGCCACTGTCAATGCAG AGACAAAGTCAGGCCCAATCAAAAAGCAGAAGTGAGAAGTTTAATCCTCATCCTGAAGAAGCTTCTGGATTTCCCATTGATCCCCCCAGATCGTCACAAGCTGTAGAAGTAGGTATAGAAACTCAAGTACCACAACATAAAAGAGCCTCCCATTCGGGTCCGCTGGCTCACCGAACTGCATGGGCTAAATCTGGGAAGAACCAGGATGATGCTCCAAAGATTTCAGTTGGGGGCGACCTATCAACAATCTCAGGCTTAGTTGCTGCAAGGAGTATGTTGTCAGATGATCGCAGAGAAAGATCTGGATCGTCACAAACGGAGGCTTCAAAATTAACGAACAGATTCCCAGGATCATTCAAGGACTTCTCTGAATCGTCAATAAAACAAGATCAAAGGCATCATGTACAGGGCCAAGTAGGCACTTCCCAAAAGGAAGAAGGGAGAAGCAGCAACAAAGACCTAGTTCTT GTTGGTTATGGATCAGAGGGTCATAAAATTCATTACTCTGGTCCATTAACATCAAGCAACATGGATCAGGTGTTGAAAGACCATGACCGCCAAATTCAAGAGGCTGTTAGACGGGCACGTTTGGATAAAGCAAAAATTAGGAGGCTCCAAGCTGAAGGGAACCAG GAAAAACAGAGAAACTACCCTAAACTATCCTTAAGAAGGATGGTTTCAAGGGCAAGTGAAGGATTATCCCAAATACCAAAAGGTTGGGTTTGGTGA
- the LOC100781183 gene encoding probable serine/threonine-protein kinase At1g54610 isoform X3, whose translation MGGVCCKPSAIEDSKESPRERMSTKAASLDSRVSRGASLRREDAYRGKDRYDGNDVRTALIDKQGNGSVRLQDENIERKRERMECVVAAQQHPGAGSVPKAMEGEQVAAGWPSWLAAVAGEAIKGWLPRRADSFEKLDKIGQGTYSNVYRARDLEQNKIVALKKVRFDNLEPESVRFMAREIHILRRLDHPNVIKLEGLVTSRMSCSLYLVFEYMEHDLAGLASHPKLKFTEAQVKCYMQQLLQGLDHCHNCGVLHRDIKGSNLLIDNNGILKIADFGLASVFDPNQTQPLTSRVVTLWYRPPELLLGATYYGTAVDLWSTGCILAELYAGKPIMPGRTEVEQLHKIFKLCGSPSEDYWRKSKLPHATIFKPRQPYWRCVADTFKDFPAPALALMETLLSIDPADRGTAASALKSDFFTTKPLPCDPSSLPKYPPSKEFDAKLRDEQARSRQGATGSRGQRHDLERRGAKESRAVPAPDANAELPLSMQRQSQAQSKSRSEKFNPHPEEASGFPIDPPRSSQAVEVGIETQVPQHKRASHSGPLAHRTAWAKSGKNQDDAPKISVGGDLSTISGLVAARSMLSDDRRERSGSSQTEASKLTNRFPGSFKDFSESSIKQDQRHHVQGQVGTSQKEEGRSSNKDLVLVGYGSEGHKIHYSGPLTSSNMDQVLKDHDRQIQEAVRRARLDKAKIRRLQAEGNQEKQRNYPKLSLRRMVSRASEGLSQIPKGWVW comes from the exons ATGGGTGGTGTCTGTTGCAAGCCCTCTGCCATTGAGGATAGCAAGGAGAGTCCAAGGGAGCGTATGTCGACCAAGGCGGCTTCATTGGACTCTCGTGTGTCGAGGGGTGCTTCCTTGAGGCGGGAGGATGCATATAGGGGGAAGGATAGGTATGATGGTAATGATGTGAGGACTGCTTTGATTGATAAGCAAGGGAACGGTTCTGTGCGGTTGCAAGACGAAAATATTGAgaggaagagggagagaatgGAGTGTGTTGTTGCTGCTCAACAACATCCAGGGGCTGGTAGTGTTCCCAAGGCCATGGAAGGGGAGCAGGTTGCAGCTGGATGGCCATCCTGGCTGGCAGCAGTGGCTGGAGAGGCTATTAAGGGATGGTTGCCTCGCCGTGCTGATTCCTTCGAGAAGCTGGATAAA ATTGGACAGGGAACTTATAGTAATGTTTATAGGGCTCGTGATCTTGagcaaaataaaattgttgcTTTGAAAAAAGTCAGGTTTGATAATCTTGAGCCAGAGAGTGTTCGCTTCATGGCAAGGGAAATTCACATTCTACGTAGGCTTGATCATCCAAATGTCATAAAACTGGAAGGCCTTGTTACATCAAGGATGTCTTGCAGCTTATACCTTGTTTTCGAATACATGGAGCATGATTTGGCTGGGCTTGCATCACATCCTAAACTGAAGTTTACGGAAGCACAG GTAAAATGTTACATGCAGCAACTTCTACAAGGACTTGACCACTGCCACAACTGTGGTGTGCTGCACCGTGACATTAAGGGTTCCAATCTTTTGATTGATAACAATGGCATCTTGAAGATTGCAGACTTTGGTTTGGCAAGTGTTTTTGATCCAAATCAAACTCAGCCTTTGACAAGCCGAGTTGTCACTCTTTGGTACCGTCCACCAGAGCTTTTACTTGGTGCCACATACTATGGCACTGCTGTAGATTTATGGAGTACAGGCTGTATACTTGCTGAGTTGTATGCTGGCAAACCTATAATGCCTGGAAGAACTGAG GTGGAGCAGttgcataaaatttttaaactttgtGGTTCACCTTCTGAGGATTATTGGAGAAAATCAAAGTTGCCACATGCAACCATATTTAAGCCCCGACAACCCTATTGGCGTTGTGTTGCCGACACATTCAAGGATTTCCCTGCACCTGCTTTAGCACTCATGGAGACTCTTTTGTCCATTGATCCTGCTGATCGTGGAACTGCAGCATCTGCTTTGAAGAGTGAT TTCTTCACAACAAAGCCTCTACCTTGTGATCCTTCAAGTTTGCCAAAGTATCCTCCTAGCAAAGAATTTGATGCCAAACTACGGGACGAACAAGCAAGAAG CAGGCAGGGGGCAACAGGAAGCAGGGGCCAGAGACATGACCTTGAAAGAAGAGGGGCAAAAGAATCTCGAGCTGTTCCTGCACCTGATGCCAATGCTGAACTGCCACTGTCAATGCAG AGACAAAGTCAGGCCCAATCAAAAAGCAGAAGTGAGAAGTTTAATCCTCATCCTGAAGAAGCTTCTGGATTTCCCATTGATCCCCCCAGATCGTCACAAGCTGTAGAAGTAGGTATAGAAACTCAAGTACCACAACATAAAAGAGCCTCCCATTCGGGTCCGCTGGCTCACCGAACTGCATGGGCTAAATCTGGGAAGAACCAGGATGATGCTCCAAAGATTTCAGTTGGGGGCGACCTATCAACAATCTCAGGCTTAGTTGCTGCAAGGAGTATGTTGTCAGATGATCGCAGAGAAAGATCTGGATCGTCACAAACGGAGGCTTCAAAATTAACGAACAGATTCCCAGGATCATTCAAGGACTTCTCTGAATCGTCAATAAAACAAGATCAAAGGCATCATGTACAGGGCCAAGTAGGCACTTCCCAAAAGGAAGAAGGGAGAAGCAGCAACAAAGACCTAGTTCTT GTTGGTTATGGATCAGAGGGTCATAAAATTCATTACTCTGGTCCATTAACATCAAGCAACATGGATCAGGTGTTGAAAGACCATGACCGCCAAATTCAAGAGGCTGTTAGACGGGCACGTTTGGATAAAGCAAAAATTAGGAGGCTCCAAGCTGAAGGGAACCAG GAAAAACAGAGAAACTACCCTAAACTATCCTTAAGAAGGATGGTTTCAAGGGCAAGTGAAGGATTATCCCAAATACCAAAAGGTTGGGTTTGGTGA
- the LOC100781183 gene encoding probable serine/threonine-protein kinase At1g54610 isoform X2 — MGGVCCKPSAIEDSKESPRERMSTKAASLDSRVSRGASLRREDAYRGKDRYDGNDVRTALIDKQGNGSVRLQDENIERKRERMECVVAAQQHPGAGSVPKAMEGEQVAAGWPSWLAAVAGEAIKGWLPRRADSFEKLDKIGQGTYSNVYRARDLEQNKIVALKKVRFDNLEPESVRFMAREIHILRRLDHPNVIKLEGLVTSRMSCSLYLVFEYMEHDLAGLASHPKLKFTEAQVKCYMQQLLQGLDHCHNCGVLHRDIKGSNLLIDNNGILKIADFGLASVFDPNQTQPLTSRVVTLWYRPPELLLGATYYGTAVDLWSTGCILAELYAGKPIMPGRTEVEQLHKIFKLCGSPSEDYWRKSKLPHATIFKPRQPYWRCVADTFKDFPAPALALMETLLSIDPADRGTAASALKSDFFTTKPLPCDPSSLPKYPPSKEFDAKLRDEQARRQGATGSRGQRHDLERRGAKESRAVPAPDANAELPLSMQKRQSQAQSKSRSEKFNPHPEEASGFPIDPPRSSQAVEVGIETQVPQHKRASHSGPLAHRTAWAKSGKNQDDAPKISVGGDLSTISGLVAARSMLSDDRRERSGSSQTEASKLTNRFPGSFKDFSESSIKQDQRHHVQGQVGTSQKEEGRSSNKDLVLVGYGSEGHKIHYSGPLTSSNMDQVLKDHDRQIQEAVRRARLDKAKIRRLQAEGNQEKQRNYPKLSLRRMVSRASEGLSQIPKGWVW, encoded by the exons ATGGGTGGTGTCTGTTGCAAGCCCTCTGCCATTGAGGATAGCAAGGAGAGTCCAAGGGAGCGTATGTCGACCAAGGCGGCTTCATTGGACTCTCGTGTGTCGAGGGGTGCTTCCTTGAGGCGGGAGGATGCATATAGGGGGAAGGATAGGTATGATGGTAATGATGTGAGGACTGCTTTGATTGATAAGCAAGGGAACGGTTCTGTGCGGTTGCAAGACGAAAATATTGAgaggaagagggagagaatgGAGTGTGTTGTTGCTGCTCAACAACATCCAGGGGCTGGTAGTGTTCCCAAGGCCATGGAAGGGGAGCAGGTTGCAGCTGGATGGCCATCCTGGCTGGCAGCAGTGGCTGGAGAGGCTATTAAGGGATGGTTGCCTCGCCGTGCTGATTCCTTCGAGAAGCTGGATAAA ATTGGACAGGGAACTTATAGTAATGTTTATAGGGCTCGTGATCTTGagcaaaataaaattgttgcTTTGAAAAAAGTCAGGTTTGATAATCTTGAGCCAGAGAGTGTTCGCTTCATGGCAAGGGAAATTCACATTCTACGTAGGCTTGATCATCCAAATGTCATAAAACTGGAAGGCCTTGTTACATCAAGGATGTCTTGCAGCTTATACCTTGTTTTCGAATACATGGAGCATGATTTGGCTGGGCTTGCATCACATCCTAAACTGAAGTTTACGGAAGCACAG GTAAAATGTTACATGCAGCAACTTCTACAAGGACTTGACCACTGCCACAACTGTGGTGTGCTGCACCGTGACATTAAGGGTTCCAATCTTTTGATTGATAACAATGGCATCTTGAAGATTGCAGACTTTGGTTTGGCAAGTGTTTTTGATCCAAATCAAACTCAGCCTTTGACAAGCCGAGTTGTCACTCTTTGGTACCGTCCACCAGAGCTTTTACTTGGTGCCACATACTATGGCACTGCTGTAGATTTATGGAGTACAGGCTGTATACTTGCTGAGTTGTATGCTGGCAAACCTATAATGCCTGGAAGAACTGAG GTGGAGCAGttgcataaaatttttaaactttgtGGTTCACCTTCTGAGGATTATTGGAGAAAATCAAAGTTGCCACATGCAACCATATTTAAGCCCCGACAACCCTATTGGCGTTGTGTTGCCGACACATTCAAGGATTTCCCTGCACCTGCTTTAGCACTCATGGAGACTCTTTTGTCCATTGATCCTGCTGATCGTGGAACTGCAGCATCTGCTTTGAAGAGTGAT TTCTTCACAACAAAGCCTCTACCTTGTGATCCTTCAAGTTTGCCAAAGTATCCTCCTAGCAAAGAATTTGATGCCAAACTACGGGACGAACAAGCAAGAAG GCAGGGGGCAACAGGAAGCAGGGGCCAGAGACATGACCTTGAAAGAAGAGGGGCAAAAGAATCTCGAGCTGTTCCTGCACCTGATGCCAATGCTGAACTGCCACTGTCAATGCAG AAGAGACAAAGTCAGGCCCAATCAAAAAGCAGAAGTGAGAAGTTTAATCCTCATCCTGAAGAAGCTTCTGGATTTCCCATTGATCCCCCCAGATCGTCACAAGCTGTAGAAGTAGGTATAGAAACTCAAGTACCACAACATAAAAGAGCCTCCCATTCGGGTCCGCTGGCTCACCGAACTGCATGGGCTAAATCTGGGAAGAACCAGGATGATGCTCCAAAGATTTCAGTTGGGGGCGACCTATCAACAATCTCAGGCTTAGTTGCTGCAAGGAGTATGTTGTCAGATGATCGCAGAGAAAGATCTGGATCGTCACAAACGGAGGCTTCAAAATTAACGAACAGATTCCCAGGATCATTCAAGGACTTCTCTGAATCGTCAATAAAACAAGATCAAAGGCATCATGTACAGGGCCAAGTAGGCACTTCCCAAAAGGAAGAAGGGAGAAGCAGCAACAAAGACCTAGTTCTT GTTGGTTATGGATCAGAGGGTCATAAAATTCATTACTCTGGTCCATTAACATCAAGCAACATGGATCAGGTGTTGAAAGACCATGACCGCCAAATTCAAGAGGCTGTTAGACGGGCACGTTTGGATAAAGCAAAAATTAGGAGGCTCCAAGCTGAAGGGAACCAG GAAAAACAGAGAAACTACCCTAAACTATCCTTAAGAAGGATGGTTTCAAGGGCAAGTGAAGGATTATCCCAAATACCAAAAGGTTGGGTTTGGTGA
- the LOC100781183 gene encoding probable serine/threonine-protein kinase At1g54610 isoform X6 — translation MGGVCCKPSAIEDSKESPRERMSTKAASLDSRVSRGASLRREDAYRGKDRYDGNDVRTALIDKQGNGSVRLQDENIERKRERMECVVAAQQHPGAGSVPKAMEGEQVAAGWPSWLAAVAGEAIKGWLPRRADSFEKLDKIGQGTYSNVYRARDLEQNKIVALKKVRFDNLEPESVRFMAREIHILRRLDHPNVIKLEGLVTSRMSCSLYLVFEYMEHDLAGLASHPKLKFTEAQVKCYMQQLLQGLDHCHNCGVLHRDIKGSNLLIDNNGILKIADFGLASVFDPNQTQPLTSRVVTLWYRPPELLLGATYYGTAVDLWSTGCILAELYAGKPIMPGRTEVEQLHKIFKLCGSPSEDYWRKSKLPHATIFKPRQPYWRCVADTFKDFPAPALALMETLLSIDPADRGTAASALKSDFFTTKPLPCDPSSLPKYPPSKEFDAKLRDEQARRQGATGSRGQRHDLERRGAKESRAVPAPDANAELPLSMQKRQSQAQSKSRSEKFNPHPEEASGFPIDPPRSSQAVEVGIETQVPQHKRASHSGPLAHRTAWAKSGKNQDDAPKISVGGDLSTISGLVAARSMLSDDRRERSGSSQTEASKLTNRFPGSFKDFSESSIKQDQRHHVQGQVGTSQKEEGRSSNKDLVLVGYGSEGHKIHYSGPLTSSNMDQVLKDHDRQIQEAVRRARLDKAKIRRLQAEGNQVTNSLFVSKR, via the exons ATGGGTGGTGTCTGTTGCAAGCCCTCTGCCATTGAGGATAGCAAGGAGAGTCCAAGGGAGCGTATGTCGACCAAGGCGGCTTCATTGGACTCTCGTGTGTCGAGGGGTGCTTCCTTGAGGCGGGAGGATGCATATAGGGGGAAGGATAGGTATGATGGTAATGATGTGAGGACTGCTTTGATTGATAAGCAAGGGAACGGTTCTGTGCGGTTGCAAGACGAAAATATTGAgaggaagagggagagaatgGAGTGTGTTGTTGCTGCTCAACAACATCCAGGGGCTGGTAGTGTTCCCAAGGCCATGGAAGGGGAGCAGGTTGCAGCTGGATGGCCATCCTGGCTGGCAGCAGTGGCTGGAGAGGCTATTAAGGGATGGTTGCCTCGCCGTGCTGATTCCTTCGAGAAGCTGGATAAA ATTGGACAGGGAACTTATAGTAATGTTTATAGGGCTCGTGATCTTGagcaaaataaaattgttgcTTTGAAAAAAGTCAGGTTTGATAATCTTGAGCCAGAGAGTGTTCGCTTCATGGCAAGGGAAATTCACATTCTACGTAGGCTTGATCATCCAAATGTCATAAAACTGGAAGGCCTTGTTACATCAAGGATGTCTTGCAGCTTATACCTTGTTTTCGAATACATGGAGCATGATTTGGCTGGGCTTGCATCACATCCTAAACTGAAGTTTACGGAAGCACAG GTAAAATGTTACATGCAGCAACTTCTACAAGGACTTGACCACTGCCACAACTGTGGTGTGCTGCACCGTGACATTAAGGGTTCCAATCTTTTGATTGATAACAATGGCATCTTGAAGATTGCAGACTTTGGTTTGGCAAGTGTTTTTGATCCAAATCAAACTCAGCCTTTGACAAGCCGAGTTGTCACTCTTTGGTACCGTCCACCAGAGCTTTTACTTGGTGCCACATACTATGGCACTGCTGTAGATTTATGGAGTACAGGCTGTATACTTGCTGAGTTGTATGCTGGCAAACCTATAATGCCTGGAAGAACTGAG GTGGAGCAGttgcataaaatttttaaactttgtGGTTCACCTTCTGAGGATTATTGGAGAAAATCAAAGTTGCCACATGCAACCATATTTAAGCCCCGACAACCCTATTGGCGTTGTGTTGCCGACACATTCAAGGATTTCCCTGCACCTGCTTTAGCACTCATGGAGACTCTTTTGTCCATTGATCCTGCTGATCGTGGAACTGCAGCATCTGCTTTGAAGAGTGAT TTCTTCACAACAAAGCCTCTACCTTGTGATCCTTCAAGTTTGCCAAAGTATCCTCCTAGCAAAGAATTTGATGCCAAACTACGGGACGAACAAGCAAGAAG GCAGGGGGCAACAGGAAGCAGGGGCCAGAGACATGACCTTGAAAGAAGAGGGGCAAAAGAATCTCGAGCTGTTCCTGCACCTGATGCCAATGCTGAACTGCCACTGTCAATGCAG AAGAGACAAAGTCAGGCCCAATCAAAAAGCAGAAGTGAGAAGTTTAATCCTCATCCTGAAGAAGCTTCTGGATTTCCCATTGATCCCCCCAGATCGTCACAAGCTGTAGAAGTAGGTATAGAAACTCAAGTACCACAACATAAAAGAGCCTCCCATTCGGGTCCGCTGGCTCACCGAACTGCATGGGCTAAATCTGGGAAGAACCAGGATGATGCTCCAAAGATTTCAGTTGGGGGCGACCTATCAACAATCTCAGGCTTAGTTGCTGCAAGGAGTATGTTGTCAGATGATCGCAGAGAAAGATCTGGATCGTCACAAACGGAGGCTTCAAAATTAACGAACAGATTCCCAGGATCATTCAAGGACTTCTCTGAATCGTCAATAAAACAAGATCAAAGGCATCATGTACAGGGCCAAGTAGGCACTTCCCAAAAGGAAGAAGGGAGAAGCAGCAACAAAGACCTAGTTCTT GTTGGTTATGGATCAGAGGGTCATAAAATTCATTACTCTGGTCCATTAACATCAAGCAACATGGATCAGGTGTTGAAAGACCATGACCGCCAAATTCAAGAGGCTGTTAGACGGGCACGTTTGGATAAAGCAAAAATTAGGAGGCTCCAAGCTGAAGGGAACCAGGTAACCAATTCATTATTTGTTTCCAAACGTTGA